The sequence GTGCGGATGGCGCCGATGGCCGACTTCTCCGCGTCCCAGTGCGCCTTGAGGGCGTTGAACTTCTCGCCCAGGTTGGCCAGCTCCTTCTCAATCTGGCCCAGGCGCTCCTGCGAGTGCGGGTCCGTCTCCTTCTTCAGGCCCTCCTTCTCAATCTGGAGCTGCGTCATCTTCCGGCGCACGTCGTCCAGCTCCGTGGGCATGGAGTCGATTTCGATGCGCAGGCGGCTGGAGGCCTCGTCGACGAGGTCGATGGCCTTGTCCGGCAGGAACCGGTCCGCGATGTAGCGGTGGCTGAGCGTGGCGGCCGCCACGAGGGCGTTGTCCTGGATGCGCACGCCGTGGTGCACCTCGTAGCGCTCCTTCAGGCCGCGGAGGATGCTGATGGTGTCGTGCACGCTGGGCTCGCCCACCATGACGGGCTGGAAGCGCCGCTCCAGGGCCGCGTCCTTTTCAATGTGCTTGCGGTACTCATCCAGCGTGGTGGCGCCGATGCAGTGCAATTCGCCGCGCGCCAGCGCCGGCTTGAGCATGTTGCCCGCGTCCATGGCGCCTTCCGCCTTGCCCGCGCCGACGATGGTGTGCATCTCGTCGATGAAGAGGATGACCTCTCCGGCCGCGTCGGAGACTTCCTTCAGCACGGCCTTGAGGCGCTCCTCGAACTCGCCGCGGTACTTCGCGCCGGCCACCATGGCGCCCAGGTCCAGGGAGACGAGCCGCTTGTTCTTCAGCCCTTCCGGCACGTCACCGTCGACGATGCGCCGCGCGAGCCCCTCGGCGATGGCCGTCTTGCCCACGCCCGGCTCACCGATGAGCACGGGGTTGTTCTTCGTGCGCCGGCTGAGCACCTGGATGCAGCGGCGAATCTCCTCGTCGCGGCCGATGACGGGGTCCAGCTTCCCGGAGCGCGCCGCCTCCGTCAGGTCGCGGCCGTACTTCTCCAGCGCCTGGTACGTGGACTCCGCGTCCTGGCTCGTCACGCGCGCCGAGCCGCGAATCTCCTTGAGCCCCGCGAGCACCCTGTCGCGCGTCACGCCCGAGGACTTCATCACCTCGCCCACCGCGCCCTTGTCGTGCGTCAGCGCGAGCAGCAGGTGCTCCGAGGAGACGAACTCGTCCTTGAGGGACTTGGCCTCGTCCTCGGCCTTGTCGAAGGTCTTCAGCAGGCGCTGGCTGAGGATGGCGCTCTCGCCGCCCTGCATCCGGGGCAGCTTCTGCAGCGCCTCACCGAGCCGGGCCGCGAAGAGCTTCGCGTCCGCGCCAATCTTCCGAAGCAGGGGCTCGACGATGCCGTCCTTCTGGCCCAGGAGCGCCGTCGCCAGGTGCTCCGGCTCGTACTGCGGGTTGTCCGCCCGCCGAGCAAGCGACTGGCCTTCCTGGATCGCCTCCTGCGCCTTCACCGTGTATTTGTCGAGTCGCATGTCAACAACGTAAGAGCCAACCCCCCCTTGGCAAGTTGGCGCGGCGCGTTGGGTGTCTGCCCCTCGTGGAATACTTTGAGCTGCTGGTAGCAGCCGGGCTTTCACGGAGCCGGAGTTGCCAGTCGGGCGCGGGCCGGGTATAGGCGCGCGCATCCCTCGGGGGGCTGAACCTGGAAGCGCACGGCGGTTATCTCGTACGACTCGAAAGCCTGGGCGGGCTGGAGCTTCTCCGGCTGGCGCGTGAGGCGCTGTCCCTGGACGGCGCCGCGGGCGCGACGGGCCTGCAGGTGACGGTGAACCGGCGTCGCAAGGTGGTGCGGGTGGCATTCGTGGGCCCCTTCACCGCCGGACGTCAGGGCGCGCACTGGTACGCGGCGCACCACGCACTGCCGAGGCTGCTGTCCCGGGCTGCCAACGTCACGGTGCACGCCTACGTGCATGATCCGGACGAGGGCGAGGAAGTCATCGCCTACGGCAACGGCCGGCGTGTGGGTGGCGAGCGGGTGGTCTACGAGGACGTGGAGTTGCCCGGCCGCCCCGAGGACGTGGACGACGCGGCCTTCGCGCGGATGCAGGAGCGCTGGCCGATGGGCCACCTGGCGTACGTCTTCGGCCTCACGCGCAAGGAGTTGCTGCGCCTGCCCCTGGCGATGCCCGGGCGGGTGCTGCCGCTGGAGGGCTCTGAAGAGGAGGGTGCCGCTGCGCTGGAAGCCCTGCTGCCGGGCGCGCAGGCACCGTTCCTGGGGCCGGACGCCGCCTGAGCGGCGTTCCTCGTGCCTAGTCCTCCTCGGGCTCCGGGTCTCTGGCGAGGACCGCGTCGCGCACCGAGTCGCTGCGGAAGTATTGGCCGAGCAGGGCGAAGGTGCCCGCGATGATGGCCGTGCCGAGCACGGAGGCGAACACCGCCACCGAGGGCACGCTGCTGGCCACCTGCGTGCCCACGTCGTCCTGGTACGCGGGCAGGTGGCGCAAACCCTCCGCCATGGCGATGCCCATGCGCCGCGCCACCACGGCGAGCTGGGCGCCGTCGATGGTGCGCAGCACGGCCACGACGAGGGCGGCCCTGCCGAGCATCTTCCGCATGCCCTCGCGAGGCAGCCCGTCCGGACGGAGCATGCGCGCCGCGGCGACGAAGACGAAGGCGCACGCGATGGAGAGCACCCCCATCAGCACGAGGCGCGGCTCCCGCATGGGCTCGAGGGCGGAGAAGTGCGTCCGCACCACCGTCTCCATGAGGGCCTTGTCGCCCATCCAGGTGGGGTAGTCGACCTCGAGCTGCCGCTCGCGGGACTCGTAGAAGTGCTCGAGCTGGGTGGCCTCGCTCAGCGCGGACCAGCCGGTGAGGGCGGCGAGCACGAGGCTCACCAGGGCGGCGAAGCGGATGCCGCGAGGCAGGCCGCTCGAACGTGAAGCAGACATCGTCACCGCTTGCTTGCCTCCACGAAGCGCAGGCGCAGGTCCGTCAAGAGACCGTCGAAGAGCTTCTCTTCCTCGGGCGTGAGGTTCCCCCGCGTCTTCGCGCGCAGCATGGAGAGCAGGTCCAGGTTCTGCCGGGCCAGCGGCAGGTCCTTCGCCGTCTGGCCCGTCTCCGGGTTGGGAGCATCACCGAGGTGGATGAGCACCGCGGTGCCCAACCCGACGATGAAGGTGCTGAAGGAGATGGACTCCTCGGACGCGGAGCGCGCTTCCCCCCGCATCACGAAGGTCTCGCCGCGCTTCTCGTCCCCGGAGCTCATGCGGAGGCAGACCCCTCGTCCGTGGAGGGCTCGTCGGACGTGTCCTCGTCGGCCTCGTCCTCGTCAGCCTCGTCCTCGTCCTCTTCGTCCTCGTCATCCTCGAAGTCGTCCACGTCGTCGAGCATGAGCGTCTCGATGGGGACAGCCTTCTCCGCCACGTCGGGCAGGCCCTTGAGGTGGCGATCGTACGCCTTCTCGTCCAGGTGACCGGAGCGCAGGTACCGCTCCGCCGTGCGCTTG comes from Pyxidicoccus parkwaysis and encodes:
- the clpB gene encoding ATP-dependent chaperone ClpB: MRLDKYTVKAQEAIQEGQSLARRADNPQYEPEHLATALLGQKDGIVEPLLRKIGADAKLFAARLGEALQKLPRMQGGESAILSQRLLKTFDKAEDEAKSLKDEFVSSEHLLLALTHDKGAVGEVMKSSGVTRDRVLAGLKEIRGSARVTSQDAESTYQALEKYGRDLTEAARSGKLDPVIGRDEEIRRCIQVLSRRTKNNPVLIGEPGVGKTAIAEGLARRIVDGDVPEGLKNKRLVSLDLGAMVAGAKYRGEFEERLKAVLKEVSDAAGEVILFIDEMHTIVGAGKAEGAMDAGNMLKPALARGELHCIGATTLDEYRKHIEKDAALERRFQPVMVGEPSVHDTISILRGLKERYEVHHGVRIQDNALVAAATLSHRYIADRFLPDKAIDLVDEASSRLRIEIDSMPTELDDVRRKMTQLQIEKEGLKKETDPHSQERLGQIEKELANLGEKFNALKAHWDAEKSAIGAIRTLKEKQEKAKNDQAAAERQGDLNKAAELKFGVIPSLDKELKAQNEKLSELQKNQKFLKEEVDAEDIAEVVAKWTGIPVSKLMEGEVQKLVHMEDRLVKRVIGQRSAIEAVSNAVRRARSGLQDPNRPIGSFIFLGPTGVGKTETAKALAEFLFDDDSAMVRIDMSEYMEKHAVSRLVGAPPGYVGYEEGGQLTEAVRRRPYTVVLFDEIEKAHHDVFNVLLQILDEGRLTDSQGRTVDFKNTVLIMTSNLGSQDIQAGMAGKDELDEKTRDEVMDALRSHFRPEFLNRVDEIVVFEPLRKKDIHRIVDLQLGRLSKLLADKRLTLELTDKAHDFLSERGYDPTYGARPLKRAVQKYLLDPLAMKVLSGEFVPGDHILADAGNGQLTFAKVLVDTTKNVKRSA
- a CDS encoding DUF1844 domain-containing protein codes for the protein MSSGDEKRGETFVMRGEARSASEESISFSTFIVGLGTAVLIHLGDAPNPETGQTAKDLPLARQNLDLLSMLRAKTRGNLTPEEEKLFDGLLTDLRLRFVEASKR